The following proteins come from a genomic window of Streptomyces liliiviolaceus:
- the cydD gene encoding thiol reductant ABC exporter subunit CydD, with the protein MKPIDPRLLRYARATRLFLMAVVGLGAVGAGLVVAQAMLIAEVVVGAFQHGLSTGELRTPLILLAAVAVGRALISWLTELAAHRASAAVKSELRGRLLERAGALGPEWLSGQRTGSLIALATRGVDALDDYFSRYLPQLGLAVVVPVAVLARIVTEDWVSAAIIVGTLPLIPIFMMLIGWVTQSQMDRQWHLLSRLSGHFLDVVAGLPTLKVFGRAKAQAESIRRITGEYRQATMRTLRIAFISSFALELLATISVALVAVTIGMRLVHGEMALYDGLVVLILAPEAYLPLRQVGAQYHAAAEGLSAAEEIFSVLETPVREPGTGVAPASGELRFDGVTVRYPGRSSDAVSNVSFAVRPGETVALVGPSGVGKTTLVNVLLGFVRPTQGRVEVGGVDLTDADPEQWRSHVAWVPQRPHLFAGSVAENVRLARPDADDSAVREALADAGALEFVDALPDGLRTLLGEDGAGLSAGQRQRLALARAFLADRPVLLLDEPTASLDGATEAEVVAAVRRLAVGRTVLLVVHRPALLGVADRVVRLEPAASADRATAEPGGTRPGRSDVVAALPVADAEKTAARPERRGDVLARVRAMAGPRRGRLALALLLGSLALGSAVGLMATSGWLISRASQQPPVLYLMVAVTVTRAFGIGRAVFRYAERLVSHEAVLRMLADTRVAVYRRLERLAPAGLRTTRRGDLLSRLVSDVDALQDYWLRWLLPAAAAAVVSAGSVGFTAWLLPEAGAVLAVGLLAAGVGVPLVTGAVARRAERRLAPARGVLATRVADLLTGTAELTVAGALPARTAEARRADAELTRITSRAATATALGDGLTALISGLTVTAAALVGAQAVVDGRLSGVATAVVVLTPLAAFEAVLGLPLAAQYRQRVRRSAERVYEVLDAPEPVREPERPVEAPESPFPVVVKGLAARYEGQERDAVAGVDLVLGQGRRTAVVGPSGSGKTTLAQVLLRFLDPRGGTYTLGGVDAYGMDGDDVRRLVGLCAQDAHLFDSSVRENLLLARKDATDSALRDVLGRVRLLDWADGLPDGLDTMIGEHGARLSGGQRQRLALARALLADFPVLVLDEPAEHLDLATADALTADLLAATEGRTTLMITHRLAGLEAVDEVIVMAEGHVVQRGAFDELVRAEGPLRGMAERESRTEMPALAR; encoded by the coding sequence GTGAAACCGATCGACCCACGACTTCTTCGATACGCCCGCGCCACCCGTCTCTTCCTGATGGCGGTCGTGGGGCTGGGGGCCGTGGGCGCTGGACTGGTCGTCGCACAGGCCATGCTCATCGCCGAAGTGGTGGTCGGTGCTTTCCAGCACGGGCTGTCGACGGGCGAACTCCGCACGCCGCTGATTCTGTTGGCGGCTGTGGCGGTCGGTCGCGCGCTCATCTCCTGGCTCACCGAACTCGCGGCGCACCGGGCGAGCGCGGCGGTCAAGTCGGAGCTGCGCGGACGGTTGCTGGAGCGGGCCGGCGCGCTCGGTCCGGAGTGGCTGAGCGGGCAGCGGACAGGCTCACTGATCGCGCTCGCCACCCGCGGGGTAGACGCCCTCGACGACTACTTCTCGCGCTATCTGCCGCAGTTGGGGCTCGCGGTGGTCGTACCCGTCGCCGTCCTCGCGCGGATCGTCACCGAGGACTGGGTGTCGGCGGCGATCATCGTCGGCACGCTGCCGCTCATCCCGATCTTCATGATGCTCATCGGCTGGGTCACGCAGTCCCAGATGGACCGGCAGTGGCACCTGCTGTCCCGGCTCTCGGGGCACTTCCTGGACGTCGTCGCGGGGCTGCCCACCCTCAAGGTCTTCGGGCGGGCCAAAGCGCAGGCCGAGTCCATCCGGCGGATCACCGGGGAGTACCGGCAGGCGACCATGCGGACCCTGCGGATCGCCTTCATCTCGTCCTTCGCGCTGGAACTGCTCGCCACGATCTCGGTCGCCCTGGTCGCGGTCACCATCGGCATGCGGCTCGTCCACGGCGAAATGGCGCTGTACGACGGACTGGTCGTGCTGATCCTCGCCCCCGAGGCCTATCTGCCGCTGCGCCAGGTCGGAGCGCAGTACCACGCGGCGGCGGAGGGGCTGTCGGCCGCCGAGGAGATCTTCTCGGTCCTGGAGACGCCTGTGCGGGAGCCCGGGACCGGCGTCGCGCCCGCCTCCGGCGAGCTGCGCTTCGACGGCGTGACGGTCCGCTACCCCGGTCGGTCGTCCGATGCGGTGTCGAACGTGTCCTTCGCGGTCCGGCCCGGCGAGACGGTGGCGCTCGTGGGGCCCAGCGGCGTGGGCAAGACGACCCTTGTGAACGTACTGCTGGGGTTCGTCCGGCCCACACAGGGGCGCGTCGAGGTCGGGGGAGTCGATCTGACGGACGCCGACCCGGAGCAGTGGCGTTCGCACGTCGCCTGGGTGCCGCAGCGCCCTCATCTGTTCGCCGGGTCCGTCGCCGAGAACGTACGGCTGGCGCGGCCGGACGCGGACGATTCCGCGGTGCGGGAGGCGCTGGCCGACGCCGGCGCCCTGGAGTTCGTGGACGCGCTTCCCGACGGACTGCGCACGCTCCTGGGTGAGGACGGTGCCGGGCTGTCCGCCGGACAGCGGCAACGGCTCGCCCTGGCGCGGGCGTTCCTCGCCGACCGGCCGGTGCTGCTGCTCGACGAGCCGACGGCCTCGCTGGACGGGGCGACCGAGGCCGAGGTGGTGGCGGCGGTCCGGCGCCTCGCCGTCGGACGGACCGTCCTCCTGGTCGTCCACCGGCCCGCCCTGCTGGGCGTGGCCGACCGGGTGGTGCGCCTGGAACCGGCGGCTTCGGCGGACCGGGCCACCGCGGAGCCCGGCGGTACGCGGCCGGGTCGCTCCGACGTGGTGGCGGCCCTGCCCGTGGCGGACGCGGAGAAGACGGCCGCGCGCCCGGAGAGGCGCGGTGACGTGCTCGCGCGCGTACGTGCCATGGCCGGGCCGCGCCGGGGGCGGCTCGCGCTGGCCCTCCTGCTCGGCAGCCTTGCGCTCGGAAGCGCCGTGGGCCTCATGGCCACCTCGGGCTGGCTGATCTCCAGGGCCTCGCAGCAGCCGCCCGTGCTGTATCTGATGGTCGCCGTGACGGTCACGCGGGCCTTCGGGATCGGGCGAGCCGTCTTCCGGTACGCCGAGCGGCTGGTGTCGCACGAGGCGGTGCTGCGGATGCTCGCCGACACCAGGGTCGCCGTGTACCGGCGCCTCGAACGGCTGGCGCCCGCGGGACTGCGGACCACCCGGCGCGGCGATCTGCTCTCGCGGCTCGTCAGCGATGTCGACGCGCTGCAGGACTACTGGCTGCGCTGGCTGCTGCCCGCCGCCGCGGCCGCCGTCGTGTCCGCCGGCTCGGTCGGGTTCACGGCCTGGCTGCTGCCCGAGGCCGGTGCCGTTCTCGCCGTCGGGCTGCTGGCCGCGGGCGTGGGCGTTCCACTGGTGACCGGCGCCGTCGCACGCCGCGCCGAGCGCCGCCTGGCACCGGCACGCGGAGTGCTGGCGACCCGGGTGGCCGATCTCCTCACGGGAACGGCCGAGTTGACCGTCGCGGGCGCCCTGCCCGCCCGTACCGCCGAGGCGCGCCGGGCCGACGCCGAACTCACCCGCATCACCTCGCGTGCCGCCACCGCCACCGCGCTCGGCGACGGACTGACCGCGCTGATCTCCGGCCTCACCGTCACGGCCGCCGCGCTCGTGGGCGCCCAGGCGGTCGTCGACGGGCGCCTCAGCGGCGTCGCGACGGCCGTCGTCGTCCTCACCCCCCTGGCCGCCTTCGAGGCCGTCCTGGGCCTGCCGCTCGCCGCCCAGTACCGACAGCGGGTACGCAGGAGCGCCGAGCGCGTGTACGAGGTCCTGGACGCGCCCGAGCCCGTACGGGAACCGGAGCGGCCGGTGGAGGCGCCCGAATCGCCGTTCCCGGTCGTGGTGAAGGGCTTGGCCGCCCGGTACGAGGGACAGGAGCGGGACGCCGTCGCCGGGGTGGACCTGGTGCTCGGGCAGGGGCGCCGGACCGCCGTCGTCGGGCCGTCCGGGTCCGGCAAGACGACGCTGGCGCAGGTGCTGCTGCGCTTCCTGGACCCGCGCGGCGGGACGTACACGCTGGGGGGCGTGGACGCGTACGGCATGGACGGTGACGACGTGCGGCGACTGGTCGGGCTCTGTGCGCAGGACGCGCACCTGTTCGACAGCTCGGTGCGCGAGAACCTGCTGCTCGCACGGAAGGACGCGACGGACTCCGCGCTGCGGGACGTGCTGGGCCGGGTGCGGCTGCTCGACTGGGCCGACGGTCTGCCCGACGGGCTCGACACGATGATCGGGGAGCACGGGGCCCGGTTGTCCGGGGGACAGCGGCAGCGGCTGGCGCTCGCGCGCGCGTTGCTCGCGGACTTCCCCGTGCTGGTGCTCGACGAGCCCGCCGAGCATCTCGACCTGGCCACCGCCGACGCCCTCACCGCCGATCTGCTGGCCGCGACCGAGGGGCGTACGACGCTGATGATCACTCACCGGCTAGCGGGCCTCGAAGCGGTGGACGAGGTGATCGTCATGGCCGAGGGACATGTGGTGCAGCGGGGCGCGTTCGACGAGCTGGTGCGTGCGGAGGGGCCGTTGCGGGGGATGGCCGAGCGGGAGAGCCGGACGGAGATGCCGGCCCTCGCGCGGTGA
- the cydB gene encoding cytochrome d ubiquinol oxidase subunit II, with protein MELHDIWFVLIAVLWIGYFFLEGFDFGIGVLTKLLARDRTEKRVLINTIGPVWDGNEVWLLSAGGATFAAFPEWYATLFSGFYLPLLLILVCLILRGVAFEYRAKRPEEQWQRNWENAIFWTSLLPAFLWGVAFGNIVRGVKIDQNFEYVGNLGDLLNPYAVLGGLVTLTLFTFHGAVFAALKTLGDIRERARKLALRLGVVTAVLALVFLLWTQVENGDGKSLVALVVAVVALVAAIGANQAGREGWAFGLSGLTIVAAVAMLFLTLFPNVMPSSLNDEWSLTVTNASSSPYTLKIMTWCAVIATPVVMLYQGWTYWVFRKRIGTQHIADAVH; from the coding sequence ATGGAACTTCACGACATCTGGTTCGTCCTCATCGCCGTCCTGTGGATCGGCTACTTCTTCCTGGAGGGCTTCGACTTCGGGATCGGCGTCCTCACCAAGCTGCTCGCCCGCGACCGGACCGAGAAGCGGGTGCTGATCAACACCATCGGCCCGGTCTGGGACGGCAACGAGGTGTGGCTGCTCTCGGCGGGAGGCGCGACCTTCGCCGCCTTCCCCGAGTGGTACGCCACGCTCTTCTCCGGCTTCTATCTGCCCCTGCTGCTCATCCTCGTCTGCCTGATCCTGCGCGGAGTCGCCTTCGAGTACCGGGCCAAGCGGCCCGAGGAGCAGTGGCAGCGCAACTGGGAGAACGCGATCTTCTGGACCTCGCTGCTCCCGGCGTTCCTGTGGGGTGTGGCCTTCGGCAACATCGTCCGGGGCGTGAAGATCGACCAGAACTTCGAGTACGTGGGCAATCTCGGCGATCTGCTCAACCCGTACGCCGTCCTGGGCGGGCTGGTGACGCTGACGCTGTTCACCTTCCACGGAGCGGTGTTCGCGGCGCTCAAGACCCTCGGTGACATCCGGGAACGGGCGCGGAAGCTGGCTCTGCGGCTCGGAGTGGTGACGGCCGTGCTCGCACTGGTCTTCCTGCTCTGGACCCAGGTCGAGAACGGCGACGGCAAGAGTCTGGTCGCGTTGGTCGTGGCGGTGGTCGCGCTGGTCGCGGCGATCGGGGCGAACCAGGCGGGGCGTGAGGGCTGGGCCTTCGGACTGTCGGGCCTCACCATCGTCGCCGCGGTCGCGATGCTGTTCCTGACGCTCTTCCCGAACGTCATGCCGTCCTCGCTGAACGACGAGTGGAGCCTCACGGTCACCAACGCCTCGTCGAGCCCGTACACGTTGAAGATCATGACCTGGTGTGCGGTGATTGCGACACCGGTGGTCATGCTCTACCAGGGCTGGACGTACTGGGTGTTCCGCAAGCGGATCGGTACCCAGCACATCGCCGACGCCGTGCACTGA
- a CDS encoding cytochrome ubiquinol oxidase subunit I, whose protein sequence is MELALAPETIARWQFGITTVYHFLFVPLTISLAALTAGLQTAWVRTEKEKYLRATKFWGKLFLINIAMGVVTGIVQEFQFGMNWSDYSRFVGDVFGAPLAFEALIAFFFESTFIGLWIFGWDKLPKKIHLACIWMVSIGTLLSAYFILAANSWMQHPVGYRINEQKGRAELTDFWLVLTQNTALNQVFHSFSAAFLTGGAFMVGIAAFHLMRKKHIPVMRTSLRLGLVTMAVGGLLTAISGDTLGKVMYEQQPMKMAAAEALWDGEEPAPFSVFAYGDVDKGHNSVALEIPGLLSFLAHSDFDSYVPGINDTNKAEQEKFGPGDYKPIVPVAYWGFRWMIGFGMASFSLGLLGLWLTRKKFLLPAARRTGEDEVPHLVLLRKPLGSRLTRLYWLLAVWTMAFPLIANSWGWIFTEMGRQPWVVYGVMQTRDAVSPGVSQTEMIISLAVLTTIYAILAVVEVKLLAKYIKAGPPELTEADLNPPTKIGGDPRDADKPMAFSY, encoded by the coding sequence GTGGAATTGGCTTTGGCGCCGGAGACGATAGCGCGATGGCAGTTCGGCATCACCACCGTCTACCACTTCCTCTTCGTCCCGCTCACGATCTCGCTCGCCGCGCTCACCGCGGGCCTGCAGACCGCCTGGGTGCGCACGGAGAAGGAGAAGTACCTCAGAGCCACCAAGTTCTGGGGCAAGCTCTTCCTGATCAACATCGCGATGGGTGTCGTCACGGGCATCGTGCAGGAGTTCCAGTTCGGTATGAACTGGTCCGACTACTCACGCTTCGTCGGTGACGTCTTCGGTGCCCCGCTCGCCTTCGAGGCCCTGATCGCCTTCTTCTTCGAGTCCACGTTCATCGGGCTCTGGATCTTCGGCTGGGACAAGCTGCCGAAGAAGATCCATCTGGCCTGCATCTGGATGGTCTCGATCGGCACGCTGCTCTCCGCGTACTTCATCCTCGCGGCCAACTCCTGGATGCAGCACCCCGTCGGCTACCGGATCAACGAGCAGAAGGGCCGGGCCGAGCTCACCGACTTCTGGCTGGTCCTGACCCAGAACACGGCGCTCAACCAGGTGTTCCACAGCTTCTCGGCGGCCTTCCTGACGGGCGGCGCCTTCATGGTGGGCATCGCGGCGTTCCACCTGATGCGCAAGAAGCACATCCCGGTGATGCGGACCTCGCTGCGGCTCGGCCTGGTCACCATGGCGGTCGGCGGGCTGCTCACCGCGATCAGCGGCGACACCCTCGGCAAGGTCATGTACGAGCAGCAGCCGATGAAGATGGCCGCCGCCGAGGCCCTGTGGGACGGCGAGGAGCCCGCACCCTTCTCCGTGTTCGCCTACGGGGACGTCGACAAGGGGCACAACTCGGTGGCCCTGGAGATACCCGGTCTCCTGTCCTTCCTCGCCCACAGCGACTTCGACTCGTACGTGCCCGGCATCAACGACACCAACAAGGCCGAACAGGAGAAGTTCGGCCCCGGCGACTACAAGCCCATCGTCCCCGTCGCCTACTGGGGCTTCCGCTGGATGATCGGCTTCGGCATGGCGTCCTTCTCCCTGGGCCTGCTGGGACTGTGGCTGACCCGGAAGAAGTTCCTGCTGCCGGCCGCCCGGCGGACGGGGGAGGACGAGGTACCGCATCTGGTGCTGCTGAGGAAGCCGCTCGGCTCCAGGCTCACCCGGCTGTACTGGCTCCTGGCGGTCTGGACGATGGCCTTCCCGCTGATCGCCAACTCGTGGGGCTGGATCTTCACCGAGATGGGCCGCCAGCCCTGGGTCGTCTACGGCGTCATGCAGACCCGCGACGCGGTCTCCCCCGGTGTCTCCCAGACCGAGATGATCATCTCGCTGGCCGTCCTCACGACGATCTACGCGATCCTCGCCGTCGTCGAGGTGAAGCTGCTCGCGAAGTACATCAAGGCCGGACCGCCCGAGCTCACCGAGGCCGACCTCAACCCGCCCACGAAGATCGGCGGCGACCCTCGGGACGCCGACAAGCCGATGGCCTTCTCGTACTAG
- the hisC gene encoding histidinol-phosphate transaminase, producing MSETSPKLRAELEGIPTYKPGRPAAADGPVAYKLSSNENPYPPLPGVLESVTAAVGAFNRYPDMACTGLMAELADRFGVPLTHLATGTGSVGVAQQLVQATAGPGDEVIYAWRSFEAYPIITRVGGATPVQVPLTPGDVHDLDAMADAITDRTRLIFVCNPNNPTGTAVRRAELERFLDRVPGDVLVVLDEAYREFVRDAEVPDGVELYRERPNVCVLRTFSKAYGLAGLRVGFAIAHEPVAAALRKTAVPFGVSQLAQDAAVASLRAEDELLGRVGSLVSERTRVVETLRGQGWTVPDTQANFVWLRLGERTADFAAVCERAGVVVRPFAGEGVRVTVGETEANDIFLKTAESFRKEI from the coding sequence GTGAGCGAGACGAGCCCGAAGCTGCGAGCCGAGCTGGAGGGTATCCCCACGTACAAGCCGGGCAGGCCCGCGGCCGCGGACGGTCCGGTGGCGTACAAGCTGTCCTCCAACGAGAACCCCTATCCGCCGCTGCCGGGCGTGCTGGAGAGCGTGACCGCGGCGGTCGGGGCCTTCAACCGGTACCCCGACATGGCGTGCACGGGGCTGATGGCCGAGCTGGCGGACCGGTTCGGGGTGCCGCTCACGCATCTGGCGACCGGCACCGGGTCGGTCGGTGTCGCCCAGCAGCTGGTGCAGGCGACCGCCGGACCGGGCGACGAGGTGATCTACGCCTGGCGGTCCTTCGAGGCGTACCCGATCATCACCCGCGTCGGCGGGGCGACGCCGGTCCAGGTGCCGCTGACGCCGGGGGACGTCCACGACCTCGACGCGATGGCGGACGCGATCACCGACCGGACCCGGCTGATTTTCGTCTGCAACCCCAACAACCCCACGGGCACGGCCGTGCGCCGGGCTGAGCTGGAACGATTCCTCGACCGGGTGCCCGGCGATGTCCTGGTGGTTCTCGACGAGGCGTACCGGGAGTTCGTGCGCGATGCCGAGGTGCCGGACGGCGTCGAGCTGTACCGGGAGCGGCCGAACGTGTGCGTGCTGCGTACGTTCTCCAAGGCGTACGGTCTCGCCGGGCTGCGGGTCGGCTTCGCGATCGCTCATGAGCCGGTGGCGGCGGCGCTGCGCAAGACGGCCGTGCCCTTCGGTGTGAGCCAGCTCGCGCAGGACGCGGCGGTCGCCTCGCTGCGCGCCGAGGACGAGCTGCTCGGGCGGGTCGGTTCGCTGGTCTCCGAGCGCACGCGGGTGGTCGAGACGCTGCGCGGCCAGGGCTGGACGGTGCCGGACACCCAGGCGAACTTCGTGTGGCTGCGGCTCGGGGAGCGCACGGCCGACTTCGCCGCCGTGTGCGAGCGGGCCGGGGTCGTCGTGCGGCCGTTCGCGGGCGAGGGCGTCCGGGTGACGGTGGGCGAGACCGAGGCCAACGACATCTTCCTGAAGACGGCGGAGAGCTTCCGCAAGGAGATCTAG
- a CDS encoding LacI family DNA-binding transcriptional regulator — protein sequence MTAAGKHQVSRSDTSRRGNRPGRAGIRDVAAAAGVSITTVSDALNGKGRLPDATRRHVREVADRLGYRPSAAARTLRTGKSGLIGLTVTTYGDEPFTFTEFAYFAEMARAATSAALARGYALVILPATSRHDVWSNVALDGTVVIDPSDQDPVVSELVRQGLPVVSDGRPAGSLPVTAWVDNDHEAAVLGILDHLAAAGARRIGLLTGTTTDTYTHLSTTAYLRWCERVGQDPVYEAYPAHDPCAGAVAADRLLARPDRPDAVYGLFDPNGTDLLAAARRYGLRVPDDLLLVCCSESTVYANTEPPVTTLSLKPRRIGTAVVQLLIDAIEGVESDQPVEQVIPTELIVRTSSERRPPRTTVSPPRSPEQG from the coding sequence ATGACAGCAGCAGGGAAGCACCAGGTGAGCCGGTCGGATACCTCGCGTCGAGGAAACCGGCCGGGCCGGGCGGGCATCAGAGACGTGGCCGCGGCCGCCGGAGTCTCCATCACGACGGTCTCCGACGCCCTCAACGGCAAGGGACGGCTCCCGGACGCCACCAGACGCCATGTCCGCGAGGTCGCCGATCGGCTGGGCTACCGGCCCTCCGCGGCGGCCCGAACCCTCCGTACCGGCAAGTCGGGCCTCATCGGTCTGACCGTGACGACCTACGGGGACGAACCCTTCACCTTCACGGAGTTCGCGTACTTCGCGGAGATGGCCAGAGCCGCCACCTCGGCCGCGCTCGCCCGGGGCTACGCCCTGGTCATCCTCCCGGCGACCTCGCGCCACGACGTGTGGTCGAACGTGGCCCTGGACGGGACGGTCGTCATCGACCCCTCCGACCAGGACCCGGTCGTCAGCGAACTCGTCCGCCAGGGATTACCGGTGGTCTCGGACGGCCGCCCGGCCGGCTCGCTGCCGGTGACCGCCTGGGTGGACAACGACCACGAGGCCGCGGTCCTGGGCATCCTCGACCACCTGGCCGCCGCCGGAGCCCGCAGGATCGGCCTGCTGACCGGGACGACCACGGACACGTACACGCATCTCTCGACGACCGCGTACCTGCGCTGGTGCGAGCGCGTGGGCCAGGATCCCGTGTACGAGGCCTATCCCGCGCACGATCCCTGCGCGGGGGCGGTGGCCGCCGACCGGCTGCTCGCCCGGCCCGACCGTCCCGACGCCGTCTACGGGCTGTTCGACCCGAACGGCACCGACCTCCTCGCGGCGGCCCGGCGCTACGGCCTGCGCGTACCGGACGACCTGCTGCTCGTGTGCTGCAGCGAGTCCACCGTCTACGCCAACACCGAACCGCCCGTCACGACACTCTCGCTCAAACCGAGACGAATCGGTACGGCCGTGGTCCAGCTCCTCATCGACGCCATCGAGGGGGTCGAATCGGACCAACCGGTCGAGCAGGTGATACCGACCGAGCTGATCGTGCGCACCTCCTCCGAGCGACGACCGCCACGGACGACCGTCAGTCCGCCGAGGTCTCCGGAGCAGGGGTGA
- a CDS encoding metallophosphoesterase yields the protein MVEGSMTQGAGQGPEMRTPTVRDFRVPAYVHEAGPYAQPPGPHPAPPGQYDRPAEPYDRSAEPYDQAADPYTGPPEPYVRSGSYAGVPPHGEAGVPAAEPEGYTPTERDLPVINRGDTVQVPVDPEAGQIPQPEEGPGPLYVVGDVHGYLDELVSALHEKGLIDLEGRWAAGTSRLWFLGDFTDRGPDGIGVIDLVMRLSAEAAAVGGYCKALMGNHELLLLGARRFGDTPVNSGAGTATFQAAWLLNGGQKTDMERLQDHHLQWMARLDAMELADGHLLVHSDTTAYLDYGDSIEAVNDTIRETLTRNDADECWDLFRKFTKRFAFRDDGGAQAVRSLLETYGGSRIVHGHSPIPYLRGEVGSEDGENSPPLAVEEPHVYADKLAIAMDGGVTMAGKLLVQQLPLDN from the coding sequence GTGGTGGAGGGGTCGATGACTCAGGGGGCCGGTCAGGGACCCGAGATGCGGACGCCGACGGTGCGCGACTTCCGCGTACCGGCGTACGTCCACGAAGCCGGTCCGTACGCGCAGCCGCCCGGACCGCACCCGGCACCGCCCGGGCAGTACGACCGGCCGGCCGAACCGTACGACCGCTCCGCCGAGCCGTACGACCAGGCCGCCGACCCGTACACCGGGCCCCCGGAGCCGTACGTCCGATCCGGTTCCTACGCGGGCGTGCCCCCGCACGGTGAGGCCGGCGTCCCCGCCGCCGAGCCGGAGGGCTACACGCCGACGGAGCGCGATCTGCCGGTCATCAACCGCGGCGACACGGTCCAGGTGCCGGTCGACCCCGAGGCCGGGCAGATTCCGCAGCCCGAGGAGGGGCCGGGGCCGCTGTACGTCGTCGGTGACGTGCACGGGTACCTCGACGAACTCGTCTCCGCGCTGCACGAGAAGGGGCTCATCGACCTCGAAGGCCGCTGGGCGGCCGGTACCTCCCGGCTGTGGTTCCTCGGCGACTTCACCGACCGCGGGCCCGACGGGATCGGCGTCATCGACCTCGTCATGCGGCTGTCCGCCGAGGCCGCCGCGGTCGGCGGCTACTGCAAGGCGCTGATGGGCAACCACGAGCTGCTGCTCCTGGGCGCCAGGCGGTTCGGCGACACCCCCGTCAACTCCGGCGCGGGAACCGCCACCTTCCAGGCCGCCTGGCTGCTCAACGGCGGCCAGAAAACCGACATGGAACGTCTCCAGGACCACCATCTGCAGTGGATGGCCCGCCTGGACGCGATGGAACTGGCGGACGGGCATCTGCTCGTGCACTCCGACACGACCGCCTATCTCGACTACGGCGACTCCATCGAAGCGGTCAACGACACCATCCGCGAAACCCTCACCCGCAATGACGCGGACGAGTGCTGGGACCTGTTCCGCAAGTTCACCAAGCGCTTCGCGTTCCGCGACGACGGCGGTGCGCAGGCGGTCCGCTCCCTGCTGGAGACCTACGGCGGTTCACGCATCGTCCATGGTCACAGCCCCATTCCGTATCTCCGGGGCGAGGTCGGCTCGGAGGACGGGGAGAATTCGCCGCCTCTCGCGGTCGAAGAACCTCATGTGTACGCCGACAAACTCGCGATCGCGATGGACGGCGGCGTGAC